A window of the Natronomonas salina genome harbors these coding sequences:
- a CDS encoding ribonucleoside-diphosphate reductase: MAKLTDTDRGTRGDVDSFAGGYFRNAVYRHWDPDALDLAGDREELLAHEGEFSGDEFDMLRLGVARFGGGEEAVTEDLMPLAMALEGTDEQMFLTTQLYEEAKHTRFFDRYWEEVLTPVAEELDLEVTDPTDERYLNDDYVALFDAVEDAMAALLDDQSPETLARAYSHYHVVAESVLAQTAYYSLQSAFSPTGDNAVTTRPREELPHLEGLVAGIAKIRSDEGRHVGFGMHEVQRLIREEGVDESVPQEVLTELMPHVAGIFTDIEGPVNHAAIVEYAREKLTRRLDIITDADGDIPPVEELVAIEGADDGRAA; encoded by the coding sequence ATGGCCAAGCTCACCGACACGGACCGCGGCACGCGGGGCGACGTCGACTCCTTCGCGGGCGGGTACTTCCGCAACGCCGTCTACCGGCACTGGGACCCCGACGCGCTGGACCTCGCGGGCGACCGCGAGGAGCTGCTCGCCCACGAGGGCGAGTTCAGCGGCGACGAGTTCGACATGCTCCGGCTCGGGGTCGCTCGCTTCGGCGGCGGCGAGGAGGCTGTCACGGAGGATCTCATGCCCCTCGCGATGGCCCTGGAGGGCACGGACGAGCAGATGTTCCTCACGACGCAGCTCTACGAGGAGGCCAAGCACACCCGGTTCTTCGACCGCTACTGGGAGGAGGTGCTCACGCCGGTCGCCGAGGAGCTCGACCTCGAGGTGACCGACCCGACCGACGAGCGCTACCTCAACGACGACTACGTGGCGCTGTTCGACGCCGTCGAGGACGCGATGGCGGCCCTCCTGGACGACCAGTCGCCCGAGACGCTCGCGCGGGCGTACAGTCACTACCACGTCGTCGCCGAGTCCGTCCTGGCCCAGACTGCCTACTACAGCCTCCAGTCGGCGTTCAGCCCGACCGGCGACAACGCCGTGACGACTCGGCCGCGCGAGGAGCTCCCCCACCTCGAGGGACTCGTCGCCGGCATCGCCAAGATCCGCAGCGACGAGGGCCGGCACGTCGGCTTCGGGATGCACGAGGTCCAGCGGCTGATCCGCGAAGAGGGCGTCGACGAGTCGGTTCCACAGGAGGTGCTGACCGAACTGATGCCCCACGTCGCAGGGATCTTCACCGACATCGAGGGGCCGGTGAACCACGCCGCCATCGTCGAGTACGCTCGCGAGAAGCTCACCCGGCGGCTCGACATCATC
- a CDS encoding helix-turn-helix domain-containing protein has product MRTATIRIVPPPEGLHPADREVAAHPDLDWGTIDHLTALEDGTAVLLCRLRGDRAALDDILAAADGIVDHRVTVVDRTVYAHVHFEPTETARALLDLRRSHELVVRMPIRWRSDDRLEVSAVGDDRTLQAAVADLPDSLGVELVEIGEYQPATDRPEALLTDRQLEVLDAALDVGYYEEPREGTQADVAEEVGLAPATVGEHLRRIEGKVLRSLRE; this is encoded by the coding sequence ATGCGCACCGCGACGATCCGGATCGTGCCGCCCCCCGAGGGCCTCCACCCCGCCGACCGGGAGGTCGCCGCCCACCCGGACCTCGACTGGGGGACCATCGACCACCTCACCGCTCTGGAGGACGGCACCGCGGTGCTGCTCTGCCGGCTCCGCGGCGACCGCGCCGCCCTCGACGACATCCTCGCCGCCGCCGACGGAATCGTCGACCACCGCGTCACGGTCGTCGACCGGACGGTGTACGCCCACGTCCACTTCGAGCCCACCGAGACCGCCCGGGCGCTGCTGGACCTCCGCCGCTCCCACGAACTCGTCGTCAGGATGCCCATCCGCTGGCGGAGCGACGACCGCCTCGAGGTCTCCGCCGTCGGCGACGACCGGACGCTACAGGCGGCCGTGGCCGACCTTCCCGACTCGCTGGGCGTCGAACTCGTCGAGATCGGCGAGTACCAGCCCGCGACCGACCGCCCGGAGGCGCTGCTCACCGACCGCCAGCTAGAGGTGCTCGACGCCGCCCTCGACGTGGGCTACTACGAGGAACCCCGGGAGGGGACCCAGGCCGACGTCGCCGAGGAGGTCGGCCTCGCTCCGGCGACCGTCGGAGAGCACCTGCGGCGCATCGAGGGGAAGGTCCTCCGCTCGCTGCGGGAGTGA
- a CDS encoding glycerophosphodiester phosphodiesterase produces MRLIAHRGFASNRPENTRRAIEEAAAIADAIEIDVRRCGSGELVVIHDDTVDRVTDGEGAVADHTLTELQYLDVLGTGEGVPTLEAVLEAIPDTVGVNVDLKERGTEADALRQLTASHPQVVVASSDRDILAACRDADPDVPRAYITDEEGTDGVEVAIDLDCGYLHPSLSVCTDRVVTEAHRAGMSVNVWTVDTRSEAEELADLGVDGVIADRWGVLPEVSP; encoded by the coding sequence ATGCGACTGATCGCCCACCGCGGGTTCGCCTCCAACCGCCCGGAGAACACCCGCCGGGCCATCGAGGAGGCGGCGGCGATCGCCGACGCCATCGAGATCGACGTGCGGCGCTGCGGCAGCGGCGAGCTCGTCGTCATCCACGACGATACGGTCGACCGCGTGACGGACGGGGAGGGGGCCGTCGCCGACCACACCCTGACCGAGCTACAGTACCTCGACGTCCTCGGCACCGGCGAGGGCGTCCCGACGCTCGAGGCGGTCCTCGAGGCCATCCCCGACACCGTCGGCGTCAACGTCGACCTCAAGGAACGCGGCACCGAGGCCGACGCCCTCCGGCAGCTCACGGCCTCCCACCCGCAGGTCGTCGTCGCCTCGTCCGACCGCGACATCCTCGCGGCCTGCCGCGACGCCGACCCCGACGTCCCCCGCGCCTACATCACCGACGAGGAGGGCACCGACGGCGTCGAGGTGGCCATCGACCTGGACTGCGGCTACCTCCACCCGTCGCTGTCCGTCTGCACCGACCGCGTCGTCACCGAGGCCCACCGCGCCGGCATGAGCGTCAACGTCTGGACCGTCGACACGCGCTCCGAGGCCGAGGAGCTCGCCGACCTCGGCGTAGACGGCGTTATCGCCGACCGGTGGGGCGTCCTGCCAGAAGTCTCGCCCTGA
- a CDS encoding SDR family oxidoreductase translates to MGVSYDFDGRVVLVTGASGALGSAVAAAFDDAGATVCGADVVAPDDEDAEVDPSTIEFYETDATDEGSVGETVEAVVDDHGRLDAVCNIAGTWRGGDPIHETDVEEFEMLLDVNLKSMFLTSKHAIPHLRDSEGAIVSVSARSSLEGGEGDGPYRASKAGVRLLTETIAEENLGTVRANAIMPSVIDTPMNREMMPDADHEEWVDPAEITNVVMFLCSDEAEVTSGAAVPVYGEA, encoded by the coding sequence ATGGGAGTCAGCTACGACTTCGACGGGCGGGTCGTCCTGGTCACCGGCGCGAGCGGCGCGCTGGGCAGTGCCGTCGCGGCGGCGTTCGACGACGCCGGGGCGACGGTCTGCGGCGCCGACGTCGTCGCGCCGGACGACGAGGACGCGGAAGTCGACCCCTCGACGATCGAGTTCTACGAGACCGACGCCACCGACGAGGGGAGCGTCGGCGAGACCGTCGAGGCGGTCGTCGACGACCACGGGCGTCTCGACGCCGTGTGCAACATCGCCGGCACCTGGCGCGGCGGCGACCCCATCCACGAGACCGACGTCGAGGAGTTCGAGATGCTGCTGGACGTCAACCTGAAGTCGATGTTCCTGACCTCGAAGCACGCCATCCCGCACCTCCGGGACTCGGAGGGCGCCATCGTCTCGGTGTCGGCGCGGTCGTCCCTGGAGGGCGGCGAGGGCGACGGCCCCTACCGCGCGTCGAAGGCGGGCGTCCGGCTGCTCACGGAGACCATCGCCGAGGAGAACCTCGGGACGGTCCGCGCCAACGCCATCATGCCGAGCGTCATCGACACCCCGATGAACCGCGAGATGATGCCCGACGCCGACCACGAGGAGTGGGTCGACCCGGCGGAGATCACGAACGTCGTCATGTTCCTCTGCAGCGACGAGGCCGAGGTGACGAGCGGGGCCGCGGTGCCCGTCTACGGGGAGGCCTGA